TCAGAAAGTAAGCGTGACTTTTCCCAACAAAGAGAAACGTATACAGTTTGTTAGGATTTCCTTTTTGCTCCTCCATGTCCTCGAGCCTTCAGAGCCACCAGCACAAAGTTTCTGGGAGAAAGGTTTGGGTCGAAGAGAGGAACCAGCCGACTGTCCACACCTGCAGGAAGAGGAAGATTCAGTTATTaaaatgcaaatacaaatagatAAAGGGCCTGTATTGAAATAATTGTAACTTTTCAGAAAGCGCTGGCAACGACACtgtatagccgcgttcacaccgcaggactttccctggtactttagttctttagttccgttagtaccaataatgtcgcgttcacaccgccgggactactcagtgccgggaactcttttggaactcttttggtactttttagtccctgctagagaggtggtacgaacctggtgacaaagagtgccaatttctattctatttctattggctgggcgaattgcaaaccacgccccgttagactctgaatttgttttgttaggcagccatttttttcctcgctacaaaaccacatccaccCCGAGCGAGTAGGTTGTTTGTAAAGCAGTTATGACAACACGTACAGcaccggagcggtggaatgatgaggaagtgtcggcgcttctgtccATTTACTCAGATGCagggatgcagcagcttctacaaaaagcagttcccaactcaaaatgttttgagcgatgttcgcaaaagctacttgagctgggaatcgtgcacagtgcacacggatgccgggtaaaaattaaaaaactcaggcaggactataaaaaattaaagaccacaataaCAAAAGTGGTAACGATAGAAAGACCAGTAAATGGTACGAGCGCCTGGATGATCTGCTCGGCCAGAGACCCTCGTTCTCCGGGACAACGGCGACCATCGACTCGGGCACGCTGCTGTGGGAGCTCGCTGAAACGGCGGATTCAGTCGGCTGTGAAGTGAGCAACGACGAAGGTAAAATAAACTACTTGTAGGCCTACTGGGGTTTTTAATATGCACATTACTGGTCTCAGATGCACTTTTATTTGCTCAGTAGATCGAGGTAGCCATGAGCAGGCTGAACTGGCTAACACTGTTAGCCGGCCctgagctggctaataacataaCATCTAACTAGCTATTCTCGGCCGCCATGAAAACGTGTTGTCTTGTGAATAAGTGGGCAGTGTTTTCTGTAATATGCTTCACTAACTCATGGcactacatttgtttgtttcaggcgaGGCGGGACAACTCGCTGGATTGGAAACGAGTGGACTTTCCTTTCCCGATCGCAACAGCAGCCGTTGCTCGTCTCCCTTTTCATCAACCAAACGCAAAAGTACGTTCACACACACTGTAGCTTCACAATCACGTTTACTTCCTTCATGGTACAATTATGAATTATGAAACACCGTGGAAAACGTGTTTGCCTAGGCAGGCGTTTACACTTTTCGCGCCCATTTTACGCTCACAAAATTGTAAACATCCGGgctaggtcacatgacttccggtAAGAAAACGTGTGTctctctcgtgtgtgtgtgtgtttatgtctttgtgtgtctgtgagtgtgtgtgtctgtgcctaaCCCTATCAGTCGGAATAGCCCTAACAGCCTGACCGTGTCCCTTCTGCCTGTAAAACTACATGGTGATTAAATAATGTTTCCTCTTAGGAAAGCGCGCACAGGACACACATGATGAGAACTTCTTTGCCACCATCGAGACTATGGAGGACAGGCGTGCCATGGCCAGCAAGGCGATCCACGAGGACCAGATGATGCTTTTACACAAGGCCCAGGAAACAGAGGACAGGGTGATTGCGATGATGGAGCGCCAGGATGAACGGGACGCAGTCTTGGCACAGCAAATGGAGCAACAAAAGGCTTTTCAGCAGGGGTTTCTGGGAGTGCTTTCAGAGCTAGTGAAGTCAAACAGGCCTTCCTCCCTGTagtattgttttaaatattgacacaCAGCGGTGTTTCCTGGACATGGAAACAttcagggcttagcccacagttaAACTCttacagtgctatttttatatatttgttttgggtacatttgattgaagttgattttctattgttattatatatatattgccactgttttttaatactgacacctaacttgcactaaggtgtgtctgttacattgttttgaactTCATCAGGTGAAGTTGATGCTGAATTCACTATTTAGTAGATAATCATGTGACACTTTAACTTTGCACTACGGTCTGTCTGCTGAGCCTACCTATTGTATTTGCCAGTGTTATGTTTTGATACTGACACTTATTGATCTGCTgctgataaataaaagataacctCCATGGCGATTTAACAGATAATGTATCTTATTTCTCCTCTGACACTATCTTTACAGTGACCTGTGTAGCATCCTATAAATCACATTAAGTGATTATTCTGATACCATCATGTTTCATCGGTTataaactggcgaagctttagTTGTGTCCCACCCACAATGTGGCTTTGAAATAGATaatttcattgtatttcaaaacggcgtccatcaacacaagcactatttatttattgaaagagaaatggttaagtttgtaattaccagtgttgtgagttcaatattttaattaattatagtaAGGGAACATCTTAGGAGGATATATAATAAAGGTGTGTTAACTGCTGAGCCTATTTAATGTGCATACGACACCTGGCAGTTTGTTATTATATTGCCACACTGTTTTGATACTGACATGTGTGTCTGCACTATTGTAATTGTGCCGGTCTTGAATGTGGTAAATAAAAGAGAGAACCAAATGCACTGTACAAAGCCTTCCATTGTCCTGGAAAGGTTTCATCAGCCATCTTTGCAGGGGGTAGGCTGAGTCCCCAAGGATATAGTAACCCACATCATGTCCCCCAATATTCCTTGTTACATGAGGAAGTAGACCACCCCTATCCACAAAACTAACCAGTGAGGACATGCTGAACACTCTGCTATCATGCATGCTACCTGGTAAGCCAACAAAAACACTCCAAAAGAGGCCCCTAGCATCCACAAcaccctgcaggacgagcgagtgccagccttTGCGGTTGAAATACTCGTTATGGTACGCCTTCGATTCCGAACCAGCATTGCACTTACAGCATCCGACGCGTGGGTCAAATCCCTAGTTGGCTGCAATAACCCAGTTACAAAGCTGTATAACATGAGCACAAAGACAACAAGCTCAttgaactccatcatgtctgaggtctgaaagtaaacaaacgcctcatacagcgggtgagctttataccccctcccccgtgtagttcttcttctcttgtttttttgttgtactcgccgtgaagtggttttgcggcctgccagtaaacccagagaagaagaagacgaagtgacgtcagcgtaatcgtgcctcagggaaagtactgcggtgtgaatgcgattggcactagccccctggcggatttagtgccgtggtactttagtggtactttagtgccggcactaaagtaccgcaagtcctgcggtgtgaaagcggcttatGCTatcctgtagttcctttatagcccaacattagccgcctttagcttagcggtggtgacgtgaagtcatgtgaccgtgctgtagttcctttatagcctgtcactgaggaactgcacactgctaaagcagcctccctctcctctgtcatcatcctgttggacctgtctgctgcattcgacacggtgaaccatcagatcctccttcacactctccaagaacttggagtatcaggctctgcactttccctcctcacctcatacctcaaagaccgcacctacagggtaacttggagagggtccgagtccgacccttgtcaattaactacaggggtccctcagggctctgttcttggtcctctcctcttctccctgtacacaaactcgctcggatctgtcattagcccgcatggtttttcataccactgctacgctgacgacacccaattaattctgtcctttccccgctcagagacccaggtcgtcgcacgcatctctgcttgtttagctgacatctctcagtggatgtccgctcatcatctcaagctcaaccttgacaaaactgaagtgcttttccttccgggaaaagattgtccctctcttgacctaactatcaacatcggcccctctgttgtttccccgactcagactgcaaggactctgggtgtgaccctagataacaacctgtccttcactgcaaacatcactgctacaacccgctgctgcagatacacgctttacaacatcaggaggatgcgtccccagctgacccagaaagcaacgcaggttctggtccaggctctcgtcacctcacgcctaaactactgcaactccctcctggctggtctacctgcatgtgccatccgacctctgcagctcatccagaatgcagcggctcgtctggtcatcaaccttccaaaatgttcccacaccacgcccctcctccgctcccttcactggcttccggtaactgctagaattcacttcaagacactggtacttgcgtaccatgctgcgaatggatctggcccttcctacatccaggacatggttaaaccgtacaccccagcacgtgctctacgctctgcatcagccaaacgactcgctgcaccctcgctgcgagggggacccaagttcccatcagcaaaacacgtgggtttgctatcctggctccaaaatggtggaatgagctccccattgaaattaggaccgcagaaagcttacacaccttccggcgcagactgaaaactcatctctttcgactccacttcgagcgatagaatgactaacaaagaactgctaacagagcacttatatactaataaaggactggcttatctaaagccagttgagtagcacttgaaacgattggctctttgaaacctgatgttcttatatgattttgttttcttcaaggttgtgtcttcctggtcgaatgtacttattgtaagtcgctttggataaaagcgtcagctaaatgcaatgtaatgtaatgtaatagcccaacattagccacctttagcttagcggtggtgacgagaagtcatgggaccgtgctgtagttcctttatagcccaacattagccacctttagcttagcggtggtgacgagaagtcatgggaccgtgctgtagttcctttatagcccaacattagccacctttagcttagcggtggtgacgtgaagtcatgtgaccgtgctgtagttcctttatagcccaacattagcctcctttagcttagcggtggtgacgtgaaatcatgtgaccgtgctgtagttccttatagcccaacattagccacctttagcttagcggtggtgacgtgaagtcatgtgaccgtgctgtagttcctttacagcccaacattagccacctttagcttagcggtggtgacgagaagtcatggaccgtgctgtagttcctttatagcccaacattagccacctttagcttagcggtggtgatgtgaagtcatgtgaccgtgctgtagttcctttatagcccaacattagccacctttagcgtagcggtggtgacgtgaagtcatgtgaccatgctgtagttcctttatagcccaacattagcctcctttagcttagcggtggtgacgtgaaatcatgtgaccgtgctgtagttcctttatagcccaacattagccacctttagcttagcggtggtgacgtgaagtcatgtgaccatgctgtagttcctttatagcccaacattagcctcctttagcttagcggtggtgacgtgaaatcatgtgaccgtgctgtagttcctttatagcccaacattagccacctttagcttagcggtggtgacgtgaagtcatgtgaccgtgctgtagttcctttatagcccaacattagccacctctagcttagcggtggtgacgagaAGTCATGGGACCGTgctttagttcctttatagcccaacattagccacctttagcttagcggtggtgacgtgaagtcatgtgaccatgctgtagttcctttatagcccaacattagccacctttagcttagcggtggtgacgtgaagtcatgagaccatgctgtagttcctttatagcccaacattagccacctttagcttagcggtggtgacgagaAGTCATGGGACCGTgctttagttcctttatagcccaacattagccacctttagcttagcggtggtgacgggaagtcatgtgaccgtgctgtagttcctttatagcccaacattagccacctttagcttagcggtggtgacggaagtcatgtgaccgtgctgtagttcctttatagcccaacattagccacctttagcttagcggtggtgacgagaAGTCATGGGACCGTgctttagttcctttatagcccaacattagccacctttagcttagcggtggtgacgtgaagtcatgtgaccatgctgtagttcctttatagcccaacattagccacctttagcttagcggtggtgacgtgaagtcatgtgaccgtgctgtagttcctttatagcccaacattagccacctttagcttagcggtggtgacgtgaagtcatgtgaccgtgctgtagttccttcatagcccaacattagcctcctttagcttagcggtggtgacgtgaagtgatgtgaccgtgctgttgttccttcatagcccaacattagcctcctttagcttagcggtggtgacgtgaagtcatgtgaccgtgctgtagttcctttatagcccaacattagcctcctttagcttagcggtggtgacgtgaagtcatgtgaccgtgctgtagttcctttatagcctaacgttagatttttacttcagaaatcataaagtggtgttaacatgtggagattatcctgctgaactaaaTGTGTTAGAATCATAAACGTTTTGTTTGACACAGAGATAATTTTCTGCAATAATCAAAAATCACATGGAGAAATCCCTTTGGGTTTTATTTGTGGAAGGAACCAGGAAGTGCTTTTCTTGATGAAACGCTGGGATGAATCTCTGGGATGAATCTCTCTTTAGTGCCTTGCTTCCTCCATAAAGAACTCTATGAGCAGACATCAGCCTTAGAGCAGTCCTCACCGTTCTCCTGCAGGTAGATGATGCGGTCCAGCAGCACCAGCGTCTCCACCACCGGAGCCAGCAGCAGGGCGAGGCTGAAGAACACCACGACCCGGCCCTGCTGCTCCAACATGGCCTCCACCCGCCCCCCGTCCAGAGGCAGGTCTGTGGGCAGGCCGACCCGCGCCAGGCCCAGACGGGCGTACCTGAGGGGGACATTAAAgatctcctatcatgctattttaggcatatattatgggtctcagatatatacaaatatataaaaaacatgctgGCCCCGCCCCCTTTTGAGCACGCAGGCAAGCAGTGAGCTGCAGAGGGAAGACTGGCTGCTCTGCTCAGacacagctaaatgctgccgtgattaaacgccatatcatgttccaaaccacttcaaggattatttctgaaaacagtatggagctcaaactctTTCTCTCGctcaggtttaccacaaggtgacttcctttttttatttccagcGTTtttacacacactctctccagtacaggttagctctgggtgttagcgatgctaatgtcaacacagaccatattacgtcggcattgtttctgatagcaactctctgattggcccgtgggtctaaagcccgcccacatttcagatattacgtcatatcggacgcaaatctggatcagctccgttgttcccctgtttttagagatttgggtacggagggttttattttctgacactttgtgagtctcctgacacaccggggacacatatttataaaAGACatccaaaagtgcattttgcatcctTTAAATCTCAGATAGTGTCCTTGAATCATTGCTGACTAAGGAGGATTGATATCGTTAAGATCTTAACATAGTAAACACACGTGTGCGCGTCTCCTCACTCAGTAAACGTCAGCAGGTGGGCTTTCTTCACGGTCTGGACCCCCGCTCTGCGCAGCTCGGGCCTCTGCTCCCTGATGAAGGTCTCCAGCGTGGCTCTGTAACAGTGCGTCCTCAGCAGCTGGCTTTCCTCCCAAAGCCTCCGCCTGTAGTCCTCCAGCGCGTGACAGGCCGCCTCCCGGGCCTTGTAGGACAGCTGGTGTCCCGGCAGCCCCCCCACCCAGGAGCTCATGGGGTATCCGAACTCTGAGGATTGCAGCATCGCCTCCTGGAGCCTCTGGacacaggaaacaggaaacacatcAGGTGACCCTTTCTTACCGGCAGAGCGGAGGAATGTGGTTAATGTGGGAACATCACAACAGACAAagaacagacaaaacaacaactgaaaggtcacctattacgcaaaatccacttctccatgtctcctctcaacatgtgtcccctcttctccatgtctcttctacatcttcatgtctcttctacatcaacatgtgtcccctcttcttcatgtctcttctacatctccatgtctcttctacatcaacatgtgtcccctcttcttcatgtctcttctacatcaacatgtgtcccctcttcttcatgtctcttctacatcaacatgtgtcccctcttcttcatgtctcttccacatcaacatgtgtcccctcttcttcatgtctcttctacatctccatgtctcttctacatcaacatgtgtcccctcttcttcatgtctcttctacatcaacatgtgtcccctcttcttcatgtctcttctacatcaacacgtgtcccctctacttcatgtctcttctacatcaacatgtgtcccctcttcttcatgtctcttctacatcaacatgtgtcccctcttcttcatgtctcttctacatcaacatgtgtcccctcttctttatgtctcttctacatcaacatgtgtcccctcttcttcatgtctcttcttcatcaacatgtgtcccctcttcttcatgtcaggtcactccacagaaactgccctccttgctgtcactgaggaactgcacacggctaaagcagcctccctctcctctgtcctcatcctgttggacctgtctgctgcattcgacacggtgaaccatcagatcctccttcgcactctccaagaacttggagtttcaggctctgcactttccctcctcacctcatacctcaaagaccgcacctacagggtaacttggagagggtccgagtccgacccttgtcaattaactacaggggtccctcagggctctgatcttggtcccctcctcttctccctgtacacaaactcgctcggatctgtcattagcccgcatggtttttcataccactgctacgctgacgacacccaactcattctgtcctttccccgctcagagacccaggtcgtcgcacgcatctctgcttgtctagctgacatctctcagtggatgtctgctcatcacctcaagctcaacctggacaaaactgaactgcttttccttccgggaaaagattgtcccactcttgacctgactatcaacatcggcacctctgttgtttccccgactcagactgcaaggaatctgggtgagaccctagataacaacctgtccttcactgcaaacatcgctgctccaacccgctgctgcagatacacgcttttcagcatcaggaggatgcgtccccagctgacccagaaagccacgcagcttctggtccaggctctcgtcatctcacgcctaaactactgcaactccctcctggctggtctacctgcatgtgccatccgacctctgcagctcatccagaatgcagcggctcgtctggtcttcaaccttcctaaatgttcccacaccacgccgctaacccttcttcatgtctctcctacattaacatgtgtcccctcttcttcatgtctcttctacatcaacatgtgtcccctcttttcaTGTCCAATCCCTCTcgttctctacatcaacatgtgtcccctcttcttcatgtctcttctacatcaacatgtgtcccctcttcttcatgtctcttctacatcaacatgtgtcccctcttcttcatgtctcttctacatcaacatgtgtcccctcttctccatgtctcttctacatcaacatgtgtcccctcttcttcatgtctcttctacatcaacacgtgtcccctcttcttcatgtctcttctacatcaacatgtgtcccctcttcttcatgtctcttctacatcaacatgtgtcccctcttcttcatgtctcttctacatcaacatgtgtcccctcttctccatgtctcttctacatctacatgtgtcccctcttcttcatgtctcttctacatcaacatgtgtcccctcttcttcatgtctcttctacatcaacatgtgtcccctcttctccatgtctcttctacatcaacatgtgtcccctcttcttcatgtctcttctacatcaacatgtgtcccctcttcttcatgtatcttctacatcaacatgtgtcccctcttcttcatgtctcttctacatcaacatgtgtcccctcttcttcatgtctcttctacatcaacatgtgttccctcttctccatgtctcttctacatcaacatgtgtcccctcttctccatgtctcttctacatcaacatgtgtcctctcttcttcatgtctcttctacatcagcatgtgtcccctctgtggaaagagactctgaaagtttcaggaacaaagattttctctctttttgatcaatttctataaaaacctgtctgaaaatgagctgatcagattttggccactttgtgatgtcataacgatgtgttgtcttctgtaaccattagccaatcagcaacaaggtaacccccccccttatcacctgaatctcctctagagcaccattgagttctttgtaaccaaatgtctctccgaggggcgtggggaggggctccttattttcatctaaagtaacagacagagaatcagcactttggaaacagggctgaaacagagagggttatgggtaatgctgcagtttgctgtttcagccaatcagagacaggctctggatatatctgagacctgggatatattgatgagaaacagtataacaggagacctttaaacatgagtacagtgtgtgtgtcggaTGTTTTATTCTgagcctcagagctgcattGTTGACCAGCAGtgatgtaaagtaactaagtagatatACTCAAATGCTTTGTACTTCGCCTGCGGGGTGAGGAGCCGCGATCAGACCCGGGGGGGACGGATGCTCCCTGGTGGAGATCTTCATGTAGCAGCAGGCCACCGAGGTGATGCCGCGCACATGTGGGCAGCTGATGAAGTGCCGGAGGAGGGTGGAGCTGAGGTCTCCGCAGGCGTGGAGCCCCGTGAGGACGAAGTCTGGACGGAGCATTTCCCCAGGAGGTCGAACCCCCTCCTGGACACACGAGCTCCTGGAGGCCTCGTCTTCAGAATCCTTTTCGCTGAGCTGGTGCTGTGACGTTGACAAAGTCTCTTCTTCGGAGCCTCTCGGTCTCTTTTTACAGGGTCCAGATGGAGGTTGGGGTCCAGATGGAGTTTGGCGTCCAGATGGAGTTTGGGGTCCAGATTGAGTTTGGCGTCCAGATGGAGTTTGGGGTCCAGATGGAGTTTGGGGTCCAGATGGAGTTTGGGGTCCAGATGGAGTTCGGAGTCCAGATGGATTTTGGGGTCCAGATGGAGTTTGGGGTCCAGATGGAGTTTGGGGTCCAGATGGAGTTTGGGGTCCAGATGGAGTTTGGAGTCCAGATGGAGTTTGGGGTCCAGATGGAGTTTGGAGTCCAGATGGAGTTTGGCGTCCAGATGGAATTTGGAGTCCAGATGGAGTTTGGGGTCCAGATGGAGTTTGGAGTCCAGATGGAGTTTGGAGTCCAGATGGAATTTGGGGTCCAGATGGAGTTTGGAGTCCAGATGGAGTTTGGGGTCCAGATGGAGTTTGGAGTCCAGATGGAGTTTGGGGTCCAGATGGAGTTTGGAGTCCAGATGGAATTTGGGGTCCAGATGGAGTTTGGCGTCCAGATGGAGTTTGGGGTCCAGATGGAAGTTGGGGTCCAGATGGAGTTTGGCGTCCAGATGGAAGTTGGGGTCCAGATGGAGTTTGGGGTCCAGATGGAGTTTGGCGTCCAGATGGAAGTTGGGGTCCAGATGGAAGTTGGGGTCCAGATGGAGTTTGGGGTCCAGATGGAGTTTGGGGTCCAGATGGAGTTTGTGGTCCTTCTGCACCGCTCAGCTGTTCGATGAAGGACTCCCATGATGCCTTGGGGTTTACCCACCCGGCCACATGTCGAGGCTGAGATACTGGGAGCAGAGAGGAGCCGCTCTGAGAAAAGAGACAGATGTGTATTGGTACATTTCGGTGCCG
This genomic window from Pseudochaenichthys georgianus chromosome 16, fPseGeo1.2, whole genome shotgun sequence contains:
- the mettl25b gene encoding methyltransferase-like protein 25B isoform X1 — its product is MSVNLPSAAQHGEMCTSSLSAEQQRDLATRITTFLSMYSHLSDSYIIEFFTEDLWSSLPSSWRAVLRDLKYPQIADLLLGASHADRRYPSVWPLSLLAFRATAQALAFPRESREGGGGAEEFQYNESQSSLLRHIFRKHVKPKKQHEIRKLGALVKELCDQTDCSSVVDVGSGQGHLTRFLSFGLGLSVTAIEADRALLAMATKFDGELLGVLEKEREKQNESGSSLLPVSQPRHVAGWVNPKASWESFIEQLSGAEGPQTPSGPQTPSGPQTPSGPQLPSGPQLPSGRQTPSGPQTPSGPQLPSGRQTPSGPQLPSGPQTPSGRQTPSGPQIPSGLQTPSGPQTPSGLQTPSGPQTPSGLQTPSGPQIPSGLQTPSGLQTPSGPQTPSGLQIPSGRQTPSGLQTPSGPQTPSGLQTPSGPQTPSGPQTPSGPQTPSGPQNPSGLRTPSGPQTPSGPQTPSGPQTPSGRQTQSGPQTPSGRQTPSGPQPPSGPCKKRPRGSEEETLSTSQHQLSEKDSEDEASRSSCVQEGVRPPGEMLRPDFVLTGLHACGDLSSTLLRHFISCPHVRGITSVACCYMKISTREHPSPPGLIAAPHPAGERLQEAMLQSSEFGYPMSSWVGGLPGHQLSYKAREAACHALEDYRRRLWEESQLLRTHCYRATLETFIREQRPELRRAGVQTVKKAHLLTFTEYARLGLARVGLPTDLPLDGGRVEAMLEQQGRVVVFFSLALLLAPVVETLVLLDRIIYLQENGVDSRLVPLFDPNLSPRNFVLVALKARGHGGAKRKS